The following nucleotide sequence is from Bradyrhizobium roseum.
CCGACAGCTTGACGCCGCGTTCGCCGACCAGCGTGCCATAGCCCTTCGGCAGCCGCAGGATGAAGTCATGCGCATTGGCGAGCCGCGCCGCCTGCTCGACCGCCGCCATGCTGGCGCCCGGCCGGCCATAGGCGATGTTTTCCGCCAGCGTGCGGTGAAACAGGATCGGCTCCTGCTGCACGATCGCGATCTGGCTGCGCAGCGAATGCTGCGTCGCCTTGGCGATGTCCTGACCGTCGATCAGGATCTTGCCGCCGCTGACGTCGTACAGCCGCTGCACCAGCTTGACGAAGGTGGTCTTGCCGGAACCGGAACGTCCGACCAGGCCGACCCGTTCGCCGGCGCGGATCTCCACCGACAGGCCGTCATACAGCGGCGTGCGATGGCCGCCATAATGGAACGTCACGTTATCGAACACGATGCGGCCGCCCTGGATGTCGATCGGCTTGGCATCCGGCGCGTCGGCGATGCCGATCGGCTCGGCATGGATCGCAACGAGCTCCTCCATGTCGTTGACCGAGCGCTGCAAATTGTTGATGTGCATGCCGACGTCGCGCAGATAGGCGTGGATGATGTAGTAGCTGGTCAGCACATAGGTGACGTCGCCCGGCGTGGCGCGGCCGGCGATCCACAGCAGGATCGCGCCGCCGATCACCGAACCGCGAAAGCACAACAGCACCGCCAGTTGCGCCGTCGAGGTATAGTTGTAGCGATACCACGTCCGCCGCACCCGCCTGCGCCAGCGGCCGATCACCCCGCCCAGCCGTGCATCCTCGCGCGCTTCCGCGCCGAAGGATTTTACCACCGCGTTGCAGGTCAAGGCATCCGCCAGCGTACCGCCGACCTTGGTGTCCCAGGCGTTGGAGACGCGCGCGGCCGGCGCAATGTAGTTCATCGAGAATGCCAGCGTCATCGAGACGTAGATCACCGTACCGACCGCGATCACCGCGCCCAGCACCGGCCAGTGCAGCCCGAGCAGGATCATCGAACCCAGCAGCACCAGCAGCGACGGCGCCAGCGCCATCAGGATGGTGTCGTTGAGCAGGTCGAGCGCCCACATGCCGCGCGTGACCTTGCGCACGGTCGAGCCGGCGAACGAGTTGGCGTGCCAGTCGGTCGAGAAACGTTGCACGCGGGCAAAGGCGTCGCGCGACACGTCGGACATCGTCTTCAGCGTGAACGGCACGATCGCCTGCAGGCCGGCGAGCCGCAGGATCATCGACACCAGGCCAAGCGCCACGATGCCGCCAAAGGCGGTGAACGCAGCATGGCGCGCCGCCGGGTCCGAAGCGCCCAACGTCAGCGCATCGACCAGGCGGCCGGAAAAGATCGGCATGAACAGGTCGGCCGCCGTCGCGCCCAGCAGGCCGCCGGCAACGACGGCGGCGCGGCCGGGCTGTTGCAGCCAGTGGCGGAACACGAACGGGATCACCACGCGTATCGCCGCGGGCTTGTTGTCCTTGAGAGCGGTCATGGCGTCATCCGGCTGCGCTTAAGGCGCACACGCCGGCTCCATCTGTTTGACGCGACGGCAGCCCGAAGGCCGAGCAGGGGCGTCGTTGAAAAAGGTCAAGTCGTTGGGAAGCTTCGGAGATCGGGCATCAGACCCGATCGGGGCCGGCGGCGATCGCGCTCAGTGACGCGATCGAAAGACCAGCACAAGCACCGGACGCGAGGGTGCGATCTGCGAATACATCGACATCATGCAAATCTCCCCGGTTCGAGCGACGATTTGCTGCTTATAAATGCATCGTGGGCGATTTGCAACATGACAAGGGCGTGATGAGAGCAATCACTGCCGGCTTCCCGCATGTCGCTTCGCTCATGGCGGGCTACGATTGCGGACCCGTAGCCCGCCATGAGCGTAGCGAAATGCGGGACAACTCTATCCGCTCACGCGCTCTCCAAAGTTTCCCTCGCCCTGACCGGCGTCTCCCGCCCAGTCCTCGGGCACAATTCCATCCCGCACATAGCGATGAAACGACGAATAGGGCCAGTCACGGACACGCTGCACCAGCCCGTGCTTGACCGGGTTGAAATGAATGTAGTCGACATGCCGCGCATAGTCGCCTTCATCGCGGATGGTGTGTTCCCAGAACCGTCGTTGCCAAAGCGCCAAACTACCGTTCGGCCGGCGCTTTAATTCTGTCGAGGTGTCGATCAAGGCGCTGCTGAAATGTCCCTTGATGCGCCGCCAACGTCCCGAAAAATCGGAATCGTCGGGTGGCAACGTAAAGATTGCATGCAAATGGTCGGGGAGTATGACGACCGCATCGATGACGAATGGACGTTCCCGACGGGCGAAGCGCAAAGCATTGCGCAGGAGGTCGACATGGTCGACCAGGAGTTTGGAACGCCGGTCTGCGAGCGTAACCGTGAAGAAAAACGTACCGCCGGGAAGGAAATTGCGTCGATAGTTGACCATTCGATTAGCGCCATTCCCAGGACTTCCCGCATGTCGCTGCGCTCATGGCGGGCTACGATCGTCGCTATCTCCGTCTCAATGCGCGTCGCCGCCGAGCACCGCGGCAGATGGCTTTTTCAGCACCAACACCAGCACGGTGAGGCCGAAATAGAACACGGTCATCATGAAGAAGGCGTCGCCGTAACCCATCACCACGGCCTGGCGGTGCACGATCTGCGACAATTGCTTCATCGCCATCAGCGCGGCGTCGCCCATGCCCTGCATTTTCTGGGTGAGCATGTTGAGGGTCTCGACCGCGGCGGCGTTGCCCCAGGTGACGCGGTCGTGCAGGCGCGAGATATGCAGGTCGGTGCGGTCGTTCAGCACCTGGTTGATGACGGCGAGCCCCAGGGCGCCGCCGAGATTGCGCGTCAGGTTGAACAGGCCCGAAGCGTTCTTCACCCGATCGGGCGCCAGCGTGCCGAGCGCGATGGTGTTGGTCGGCACCATCGCCAGCATCATGCCGACACCGCGCAGGACCTGCGGAACCAGCAGTTCCCAGAAGTCATATTCCTTCGTGATCCACGTCATCTGATACGAACCCAGCGCGAACAGCATGAGACCGATCGCGATCAGATAGCGCATATCGTACTTCACCATCAGCCGGCCGACGATCGGCGCGGTGAGGAACATGGCGATGCCCGAGACGAACATGGTCTCGCCGATCATCAGCGGGCTGTAGCCGCGCACTTCGGCGAGATAACGCGGATACATGTAGGTCAGGCCGTAAAGTCCGATGCCGACGCAGAACGAGATCAGGCAGCCGACGCCGAAATTGCGGTCGGTAAAAGTCCTGAGGTCGACGATCGGCTCCCGCGCGCTGAGCACGCGCCAGAAGAAGGCGATCGCCGAGACCACGCAGGTCGCCGCGCAAACCGCGACCGAGGTATCCTCCAGCCATTGCGACTGCGGGCCCTCTTCCAGCACATATTCCAGCGTGCCGAGGAAGCCGGCCATGAACGCCAGGCCCCACCAGTCGAAATGCTCGAGCAGCGCGAAGTTCGGCTTGTCGAAATCGCACAGCATCCACACACCGATGGTGATGCCGATGCCGGGAACGATGTTGATGAAGAACAGCCAGTGCCACGACATCAAGTCGGTGATGTAGCCGCCGACCGTCGGCCCGATGGTCGGCGCCAGTGTCGCGACCAGGCCGATGATGGGGCCGACGATATGGAATTTAGAGCGCGGGAACACCGTGTAGGCGGATGCAAACACGGTCGGGATCATGCCGGCACCGAGAAATCCCTGCAGCGCGCGCCAAAAAATCATCTGCTCGATCGTCGAGGCGAACCCGCAGAACAGGCTCGCGACCGTGAAGCCGGAGGCCGAGATCGAAAACAGCAGCCGCGTGCCGAACGCGCGCGACAGGAATCCGGACAGCGGGATCGCGATCACTTCGGCGATCAGGTACGACGTCTGCACCCACGACACTTCGCTGGAACTGGCCGAAAGCCCGGCCTGGATTTGCTGCAGCGATGCCGAGACGACCTGGATGTCCAGGATCGACATGAACATCCCGAATACCATGATGAGGAAGCAGAATAGCCGGCGCGGCGGGATGTGGTCCGCCGCGGTGTTCGTCGTCGATGGGGTAACGGCGTCAGCCATGGTGAACCCGGAATGCGCGCCGGAGGTTTGCCCAACGGCTTCAATAACGACTACTTCGGTTGAACCGTGCCGGGCGCGTCAAGATCCGCATCGCTGTCGGCGTCGGCCGCGCCCTCGCGGGTGTCCACGGTGGTGTAGACCGACATGCCGGCGCGCAGCAGGTTCTGTTTCGCCACTTCCTTCGGCACGCGAATGCGGACCGGCAGCCGCTGCACGATCTTGGTGAAATTGCCGGTCGCATTGTCTGGCGGCAGCAGCGTGAATACCGAGCCTGCGGCCGGCGAGATGCTGTCGACCACCCCGGCGAACTTGCGATGGCCATAGGCATCGACCGAGATGGTGACGGGCTGGCCGGGTCGGATGCGCTTGAGCTGCGTTTCCTTGTAGTTGGCGTCGATGAAGACGTCGTTGAGCGGCACCACGTTCGCAAGCCGCTGCCCGGCCTGGATGAAATCGCCGGCATTGACCAGGCGGTTGGAGAAGGTGCCGTCGACCGGCGCGCGCACCGCGGTAAACGCAAGGTCGCGCTCCGCCTTGGCGAGCTGGCCCTGCAATTCCACGAGCTGCGCGCGGGCCTCGGCCTGCTGCGCCTTCGTCACCTCGACATTGTCGCGCGCGGCATCGAAGGCCGCCTGCGCCGATTTCACCGCGGCAAGGCCCTGATCCCGACTGGCCTCGGAAACCTCGAAGGTGGCGCGCGAGGCAAAGCCCTTGGTGCTCAGCGCCTGCTGCCGTTCGAAGTCGAGGCCGGCGCGCTTCAGCGCCGCGTCCGCCGAGGCGAGCTGCGCCTTGGCCTGCTCGGCCGCGCTTTCCAGCGCGGTGACCTGGCGGCCGATACGATCGATCGTGGCCTGCTGGGTCGCGATCTTGCTCCGCGCGGCCTCCACGGCGATGCGATAGTCACCGTCATCGATCCGGAAGATCACGTCGCCGGCGCGCACGAGGGAATTGTCGCGGGGCAGGATGGCCGCGACGTGGCCCGAAACCCGGGCGCCGAGCGTGGTGTTGTTGGCGCGAACGTAAGCGTCATCCGTCGAGATGTAGAAGCGCCCGACCAGGACGAAGTAGACGCCGTAAGCGATCGCGGCCAGCGCGAGCAGCCCGAACACACCGATCATGATGAATTTGCGCTTGCCCGGTTTCGCCATGGTTGCATCGGCCGCCGGCGGTGCGGCCGGCCGCTCGGCGCCGTGCGACTCGGCCGGACGGCGGCGGGTCTCTTCGGCGACATGCGCGCGCAACTGGTCAGCGAGTTGTGCGCTGGTCTCACTGGCGGCCTCGTCCTGCGCCGTTTCCGATCCGCCGCGGATGATGCGTGCGGCCTGATCTCTCGCTGCGGCCATAACGGCCTCCCCAAAATAACGCGGCGCACGTGAAGCCAGAAAAGCCGGGACAATACCGGCAGCATTGGTGTGCTCGACATCAAAAGTATCATTGACCGAACGGTTCGGTCAACATATATTCATACCATCACGGACCATACGCGAGAAAAGCTTCCCGCCAGATCTTGGGATGAATTGTTGCGCGAGAAGATAAACCAATGGTTGCATCGATACCAAACACGATTCATCCCTTTGGCGAGGACGACAGTTCAAAGCGCCGGCAGATTTTGGACGGCGCACGAAAGGTGTTCATGGATCTGGGCTTTGACGGCGCCAGCATGAACGAGATCGCCCGCGCCGCCGGCGTCTCCAAGGGCACGCTCTATGTCTATTTCAGCGACAAGAGCCGGCTGTTCGAGGCGATGGTCGAGGACGAAGAGGTCGAAAAGGGCAAGATCGCGTTCAATCTCGATCCAGGGCGCGATGTCGAAACCACGTTGCGCGAGTTCGGCCGGAGCTACATCGGTTCGATGTGCCGGCCGGGCGGCGGGTCGTCGATCCGGACGGTGATGGCGATCGCCGAACGGATGCCGGAGGTCGGACGCCGCTTCTACCAAAACGTGCTGGCGAAATCGATCGAAAGCCTTTCCGAATATCTCCAGGCGCATGTCCGGCCGAACGATCTGGCGATCGACGACTGCCAGCTCGCGGCGGCGCAGTTCATGCAGATGTGCCAGGCAACGCTGTTTCTGCCATTCGTGTTCCAGGCCGAACCGGCGCCGTCGGCGGAACGCATCGCGCGCGTGGTCGACAGCGCGACGCGGCTATTCCTGCAGACGTACAAGGCGACGCCGAAGTAGGCTCCTCCCCCACCTTTCCTGACCGTGCGCCAGGTCCCGGCATCACAGATCAGTACTGCGCCACGCACGGGACATGCACGGAAGACTCGCTCAGAACTTGTAGGTGAGTCGCGACAGGATGGACCGCCTTGCCCCGTAGAAGCAGTCGCCGCGCGCCAGACATGACGAGAAGTATTGCTGATCCCCGAGGTTTGATCCGTTGATCTGGAAGCGCCAGTTCCTGTTCTCCCACGCGATCATTGCGTCAAAGAGCGTTTTGGATGGCGTCATGAGCGTGTCGGTGCCGTCCCACTGTTCGCCGATGTAGCGGACGCCGGCGCCGACCGAGAAACCCGGGATGCCGAAGGCCGTGAAGCGGTACTTCGCCCACACTGCAGTCTGATGCTCCGGCACCGTCTCGATCCGCTTGCCGGCGTTGTCGCCTTCCACCACCTTGGCGTCGAGGTAGGTGTAGACACCGATGATGTCGAGGTCGCCCCCGAGCGTGGTCAGCACTTCCAGTTCGGCGCCTTTGATACTTGCCCTGCCGACCTGCACGGCCCCCAACGAGCTGGCGCTATAGGCGATGCGGTTCTGCTGGGTGATGTCGAACAGCGCGCCGTTGATAGCGAGCGTATTCGACGGCTTGTACTTGAAGCCGACTTCATATTGTTCGCCCAGCACGGGCTTGCAGAGGCCCGTGGCGCTGTCGACGCAGCGGTTGTTGCCATACGGCGCGGTACCGAACTGCGGCTCGAACGACTTCGCGTAGGAGAAATACGGCGTCACGTTGTTCGGAAGCTCGTACATCAGGGCCGCGCGCCAGGTCGTCGCTTCGTCCGTCTGCGATGGATTGCCCTGAAGGCTGCTGGTCGCCTGGTCATGGCGCAAACCGAACAGGCCGATCAACGGGCCCCACTTCACCTGATCCTGCACGTAGACGCCGGCCTGCCTCTGCGAGAGCTCCGGCAACACGGAGAGCACGGGCGGTACTACGGAGGTGTAGACCGGCGAATAGAGATCGAACGGCGTCAGGTCGAGTTTGCTTCCTGCCGTGCCGGTCTCGTCCATCCGGCGGTAGTCGAACCCGGCGAGAACCTTGTGCGACAGCGGACCGGTGTTGAACTTCACTTCCGCATTGCTGTCGGAGGTAAACGTCTGGCGATGACTGTTCCAGGCATCGACATAACGCGAAATCGTGCGCCGCGCCGGATCGAGGTACGGGTCCTTGGAGTAGCTGTTGGCATAGACCGTGTTGTAGATGCCGTTGACGTCCTGATAGCGCGCGTTGACGGAGACTTTCAACGCGTCGTTGAAGCGATGCTCGAACAGGCTGGTGATCGACTTCGTCTCGGTCTGATAAAGGTCGTAGTTCGGATCGCCGACGAAGCGGTTGATCGGGATTGTGCCGTTGGGATTGAAGGAGATCGTGCCGGAGTGCGGCAGGAACGCCGTCGACGATCCGGTCTTGTCCTTCTGGTAGTTCGCGAGCACGGTCCAGGTGGTCATATCGGTCGGCACCCACGTCACTGCCGGCATGAAGAAGACGCGATTATCCCTGACGTAGTCGGTCTGGTAGTCGCTGTCGCGGAACACGCCGATCACGCGGTAGAGCCAGCGACCGTCCTCGGAGATTTTGCCGGTGTGGTCGGTCTGGATCTGCTTGCGGTGGAAGCTGCCGTACTGGACTTCGACTTCGTGCAGCGCCTCCGCGCGCGGCCGTTTCGACACCAGATTGATGAGCCCGGCGGTCGTGGTGCTGCCATAGAGCGTCGAAGACGGGCCGCGCAGCGCCTCCGCGCGCTCTAGTGAGTAGGGCTCCGCGCGTTGATGGTTCCACCAGGAATTGGTGATACGCATGCCGTCGAGATAGATGTCGGGATTCATGCCGCGGATCATGATCGAGTCGACGCGCGAATCCGGGCCATAGGCGTCGGCGTTGACACCGGGCACATAGCGCAGCGCCTCTTGCACCGTGGTCACGCCTTGATCTCGCATGCGGTCGGCGGTGACCACCGTGATGGATTGCGGCGTCTGGTTCAGCGGCGTATCGGTCTTGGTTGCGGTCGCGCTCTGGTTGGCGATGTAACCCTGCACCGGACCGTAGGCCGTTTCGGCGCGTGCGCCGGCGGCAGCCGCGGCATCAGGCGTCGTCTGCCCGCGCTGGGCTGCGCGGCGGCTCGCGGCCGACGAAGCTTGCCGCTTCGGTGCGGGCCGCGACCGCGCGGCCGGCGGACGGGAGGGCTGATCGACGACGACGGCCGGCAACTCCCGCGCCGACGACTGCGCATTCGCCGGCGTCATATCGATCATCACGGCCAGCATCGGCAGTGCGGTGCCTAACCGTCCCACAGTCTTCAAGCATGCGCTCATTTCCAGCCCCCATCGCTTCGTGAGGAACCAGTAGCAAGCGCGAACAACGCGATGAAAGTGCATGAGGGAAACAGCGGCGCGGCAAACGCCTGTTTAGAACTAGTATTGCTCCAGACGCACATCGGGAAAGGGGAATTGGTGCGCAACGCGTCTTCTCGCGCGAGCGCAGAGGCGGCTATCGCGCGCTCACCGGAACCAAACCCGCAATGAGGGGTTGCTTCGCGGTGAGAGACTTTGAAATGAGACCTGTGAAATCCACTCTGCTCTGGCTGACCGGCTTTCCGCTGCTGCCGGTCATCCTATTGGTCGCGCTGTTTCTTCATCCGGCTTGACCATCCGCCGCAAGCGCTTGCCGGCTTCCCGCCGAAGGTGCAGAGTGCGGCCTCCTTGCCGGCCCGAACAAGATGACCCGCATCGCCTTCATCCTCGCGTTGCTATTGGCCGCTCC
It contains:
- a CDS encoding ABC transporter ATP-binding protein, which codes for MTALKDNKPAAIRVVIPFVFRHWLQQPGRAAVVAGGLLGATAADLFMPIFSGRLVDALTLGASDPAARHAAFTAFGGIVALGLVSMILRLAGLQAIVPFTLKTMSDVSRDAFARVQRFSTDWHANSFAGSTVRKVTRGMWALDLLNDTILMALAPSLLVLLGSMILLGLHWPVLGAVIAVGTVIYVSMTLAFSMNYIAPAARVSNAWDTKVGGTLADALTCNAVVKSFGAEAREDARLGGVIGRWRRRVRRTWYRYNYTSTAQLAVLLCFRGSVIGGAILLWIAGRATPGDVTYVLTSYYIIHAYLRDVGMHINNLQRSVNDMEELVAIHAEPIGIADAPDAKPIDIQGGRIVFDNVTFHYGGHRTPLYDGLSVEIRAGERVGLVGRSGSGKTTFVKLVQRLYDVSGGKILIDGQDIAKATQHSLRSQIAIVQQEPILFHRTLAENIAYGRPGASMAAVEQAARLANAHDFILRLPKGYGTLVGERGVKLSGGERQRVALARAFLADAPVLILDEATSSLDSESEGLIQQAMERLMKGRTSIVIAHRLSTVRSLDRILVFDRGEIVEQGTHAALTARPGGVYRGLFELQATEFSRISAAV
- a CDS encoding HlyD family secretion protein, producing the protein MAAARDQAARIIRGGSETAQDEAASETSAQLADQLRAHVAEETRRRPAESHGAERPAAPPAADATMAKPGKRKFIMIGVFGLLALAAIAYGVYFVLVGRFYISTDDAYVRANNTTLGARVSGHVAAILPRDNSLVRAGDVIFRIDDGDYRIAVEAARSKIATQQATIDRIGRQVTALESAAEQAKAQLASADAALKRAGLDFERQQALSTKGFASRATFEVSEASRDQGLAAVKSAQAAFDAARDNVEVTKAQQAEARAQLVELQGQLAKAERDLAFTAVRAPVDGTFSNRLVNAGDFIQAGQRLANVVPLNDVFIDANYKETQLKRIRPGQPVTISVDAYGHRKFAGVVDSISPAAGSVFTLLPPDNATGNFTKIVQRLPVRIRVPKEVAKQNLLRAGMSVYTTVDTREGAADADSDADLDAPGTVQPK
- a CDS encoding REP-associated tyrosine transposase, with protein sequence MVNYRRNFLPGGTFFFTVTLADRRSKLLVDHVDLLRNALRFARRERPFVIDAVVILPDHLHAIFTLPPDDSDFSGRWRRIKGHFSSALIDTSTELKRRPNGSLALWQRRFWEHTIRDEGDYARHVDYIHFNPVKHGLVQRVRDWPYSSFHRYVRDGIVPEDWAGDAGQGEGNFGERVSG
- a CDS encoding DHA2 family efflux MFS transporter permease subunit, whose protein sequence is MADAVTPSTTNTAADHIPPRRLFCFLIMVFGMFMSILDIQVVSASLQQIQAGLSASSSEVSWVQTSYLIAEVIAIPLSGFLSRAFGTRLLFSISASGFTVASLFCGFASTIEQMIFWRALQGFLGAGMIPTVFASAYTVFPRSKFHIVGPIIGLVATLAPTIGPTVGGYITDLMSWHWLFFINIVPGIGITIGVWMLCDFDKPNFALLEHFDWWGLAFMAGFLGTLEYVLEEGPQSQWLEDTSVAVCAATCVVSAIAFFWRVLSAREPIVDLRTFTDRNFGVGCLISFCVGIGLYGLTYMYPRYLAEVRGYSPLMIGETMFVSGIAMFLTAPIVGRLMVKYDMRYLIAIGLMLFALGSYQMTWITKEYDFWELLVPQVLRGVGMMLAMVPTNTIALGTLAPDRVKNASGLFNLTRNLGGALGLAVINQVLNDRTDLHISRLHDRVTWGNAAAVETLNMLTQKMQGMGDAALMAMKQLSQIVHRQAVVMGYGDAFFMMTVFYFGLTVLVLVLKKPSAAVLGGDAH
- a CDS encoding TonB-dependent siderophore receptor produces the protein MGRLGTALPMLAVMIDMTPANAQSSARELPAVVVDQPSRPPAARSRPAPKRQASSAASRRAAQRGQTTPDAAAAAGARAETAYGPVQGYIANQSATATKTDTPLNQTPQSITVVTADRMRDQGVTTVQEALRYVPGVNADAYGPDSRVDSIMIRGMNPDIYLDGMRITNSWWNHQRAEPYSLERAEALRGPSSTLYGSTTTAGLINLVSKRPRAEALHEVEVQYGSFHRKQIQTDHTGKISEDGRWLYRVIGVFRDSDYQTDYVRDNRVFFMPAVTWVPTDMTTWTVLANYQKDKTGSSTAFLPHSGTISFNPNGTIPINRFVGDPNYDLYQTETKSITSLFEHRFNDALKVSVNARYQDVNGIYNTVYANSYSKDPYLDPARRTISRYVDAWNSHRQTFTSDSNAEVKFNTGPLSHKVLAGFDYRRMDETGTAGSKLDLTPFDLYSPVYTSVVPPVLSVLPELSQRQAGVYVQDQVKWGPLIGLFGLRHDQATSSLQGNPSQTDEATTWRAALMYELPNNVTPYFSYAKSFEPQFGTAPYGNNRCVDSATGLCKPVLGEQYEVGFKYKPSNTLAINGALFDITQQNRIAYSASSLGAVQVGRASIKGAELEVLTTLGGDLDIIGVYTYLDAKVVEGDNAGKRIETVPEHQTAVWAKYRFTAFGIPGFSVGAGVRYIGEQWDGTDTLMTPSKTLFDAMIAWENRNWRFQINGSNLGDQQYFSSCLARGDCFYGARRSILSRLTYKF
- a CDS encoding TetR/AcrR family transcriptional regulator yields the protein MVASIPNTIHPFGEDDSSKRRQILDGARKVFMDLGFDGASMNEIARAAGVSKGTLYVYFSDKSRLFEAMVEDEEVEKGKIAFNLDPGRDVETTLREFGRSYIGSMCRPGGGSSIRTVMAIAERMPEVGRRFYQNVLAKSIESLSEYLQAHVRPNDLAIDDCQLAAAQFMQMCQATLFLPFVFQAEPAPSAERIARVVDSATRLFLQTYKATPK